Proteins co-encoded in one Candidatus Eisenbacteria bacterium genomic window:
- a CDS encoding 2-oxoacid:acceptor oxidoreductase subunit alpha translates to MPQANTGVNDFAFKLANVNGTGSASANGLLMQAIFRMGIPVSGKNLFPSNIQGLPTWYEIRVNKDGRTSRALDYDLIVAMNAQTYARDIKEVRTGGYLLFDSTWPLDRALRRPDVTFLGVPFAQLCVEHFRESRERILMKNIAYAGSLIALLDIEWSVVEALLQETFGKKKALLESNHKALKLGYDFAKQNFECPLPFRLQRMDANGDKILIDGNTATALGALYAGCTVAAWYPITPATSVMESFKSLCERYRKDPQTGKNNFAILQAEDELAAIGMVIGAGWAGARAFTSTAGPGVSLMNEFLGLAYYAEIPAVLVDVQRVGPSTGMPTRTQQADLLSCAYASHGDTKHILLFPAHPAECFEFSVKSFDLAEKFQTPVILLSDLDIGMNDWVVPRLTWNDDYRPDRGRVLSPEQLEKLAAFHRYSDEDEHFVTPRTLPGFSPKGAYLTRGSGHNRLGGYTELPEEYQAVVDRLAQKHRAAAPFIPPAVIESRRSTRGKGKGRTPFSLVTLGGCDAAVREALDLLSEMGVPGDYMRIRGFPFGAEVETFLNAHDVNYIVEQNRDHQLKSLIALETNVPKEKLRSMLFYGGFPLSAGQVVEGLLSALGKSEGEAARGLGGMPEALSGAEG, encoded by the coding sequence ATGCCCCAAGCCAACACCGGCGTAAACGACTTCGCCTTCAAGCTGGCCAACGTCAACGGCACCGGTTCGGCCTCCGCGAACGGGCTCCTGATGCAGGCGATCTTCCGTATGGGGATCCCCGTCTCCGGCAAGAACCTCTTTCCGTCCAACATCCAGGGACTCCCCACCTGGTATGAAATCCGGGTGAACAAGGACGGACGAACCTCCAGGGCCTTGGATTACGACTTGATCGTCGCGATGAACGCGCAGACGTACGCCCGCGACATCAAGGAAGTCCGCACGGGGGGCTACCTGCTCTTCGATTCGACCTGGCCTCTCGACAGAGCCCTTCGGCGCCCGGACGTGACCTTCCTGGGCGTTCCGTTCGCCCAGCTCTGCGTCGAGCACTTCCGGGAGTCCCGCGAACGGATTCTCATGAAGAACATTGCCTACGCGGGCAGTCTGATCGCTCTCCTGGACATCGAGTGGAGCGTCGTCGAAGCGCTCTTGCAGGAAACGTTCGGCAAGAAGAAGGCCCTGCTCGAGTCCAACCACAAGGCTCTGAAGCTGGGCTATGACTTCGCCAAGCAGAACTTCGAGTGCCCCCTGCCGTTCCGGCTGCAGCGGATGGACGCCAACGGCGACAAGATCCTGATCGACGGGAACACAGCCACCGCACTGGGTGCGCTCTATGCGGGCTGCACGGTCGCGGCCTGGTATCCGATTACGCCCGCGACTTCCGTGATGGAGTCGTTCAAGAGCCTGTGCGAGCGCTACCGCAAGGACCCTCAAACCGGGAAGAACAACTTCGCGATTCTGCAGGCCGAGGACGAACTCGCGGCGATCGGAATGGTCATCGGCGCGGGGTGGGCGGGCGCGCGCGCATTCACCTCCACCGCAGGACCGGGCGTTTCCTTGATGAACGAATTCCTCGGGCTCGCGTACTACGCCGAGATCCCGGCCGTCCTGGTCGACGTGCAACGGGTCGGCCCGTCCACGGGAATGCCCACCCGGACCCAGCAGGCAGACCTGCTGTCCTGCGCCTATGCATCGCACGGCGACACCAAGCACATCCTGCTATTCCCGGCGCATCCGGCCGAATGCTTCGAGTTCTCCGTGAAGTCGTTCGACCTGGCCGAGAAGTTCCAGACGCCGGTCATCCTGCTGAGCGATCTGGATATCGGAATGAACGACTGGGTGGTGCCTCGCTTGACCTGGAACGACGACTACAGGCCCGACCGCGGACGTGTGCTCTCCCCCGAGCAACTCGAGAAACTGGCCGCCTTCCACCGCTACTCGGACGAGGACGAGCATTTCGTGACGCCCCGCACCCTTCCCGGTTTCTCTCCCAAGGGGGCGTACCTGACGCGCGGCTCGGGACACAACCGGTTGGGTGGCTACACCGAGCTGCCCGAAGAGTACCAGGCCGTCGTCGACCGGCTCGCCCAGAAGCACCGCGCCGCGGCCCCGTTCATCCCTCCGGCCGTCATCGAATCCAGACGGAGCACGCGCGGAAAGGGAAAGGGGAGAACACCGTTCTCCCTCGTCACGCTGGGCGGATGCGACGCGGCCGTCCGGGAGGCCCTCGATCTCTTGTCGGAGATGGGAGTCCCGGGCGACTACATGCGTATCCGCGGTTTCCCATTCGGTGCCGAAGTGGAAACGTTCTTGAACGCCCACGACGTCAATTACATCGTGGAACAGAACCGAGATCATCAGCTGAAGTCCCTGATCGCGCTGGAAACGAACGTCCCCAAGGAGAAGCTCCGGTCGATGCTCTTCTACGGCGGCTTTCCCCTGAGCGCCGGCCAGGTCGTGGAGGGCCTCCTCTCGGCCTTGGGGAAATCGGAAGGCGAAGCCGCGCGCGGTCTCGGGGGAATGCCGGAAGCCCTGAGCGGCGCCGAAGGATGA
- a CDS encoding FAD-dependent oxidoreductase, protein MKPTDTRNPDYYHKVVDCQWACPAHTNVPEYIRLIAQGRYTDAYMLNRESNVFPGILGRTCDRPCEPACRRGRLEGDKPVAICRLKRVAADLKGEIGHLLPKAPAQKNGKRVALIGAGPASLTVANDLMPLGYDVVLFEKQNRPGGLMRTNIPSFRLPEKVLEEECDAILGMGVDVRYSSPVTSMGALLEDRFDAVFVGSGAPRGKDLQLPGRSEASANIHIGIDWLESIAFKHIDKIGERVVIIGVGNTAMDCCRSARRLGGRDIKVMARRPRGFFKASPWELEDAEEEGIEILVNHAPKRFVLEQGKLVGMEFERLEWDTDARHSKTIDSVILPCDDVILAIGQEAAFPWIERDIGIEFGDQDLPVMNETTFMSTRPGVFFGGDAPWGPKNIIWAVAHGHEAAISIHHYAQSQPVTLRPPRGLNLTSRKMGLSEWSYSNDFNPAHRQKMKHVDLVERFRELSVEVELGFTAEQTAREVERCLNCDVQTVFSAPRCIECDACVDVCPVLCLTIAPNGEEKDLRNRLTTPAVNPDQALFVSEELPQTKRVMLKDENICVHCGLCAERCPTAAWDMQMSDILLPYAKNGSCPKPTPA, encoded by the coding sequence GTGAAACCGACCGATACCCGAAATCCCGACTACTACCACAAGGTCGTCGACTGCCAGTGGGCCTGTCCGGCGCACACCAACGTGCCGGAATACATCCGTTTGATTGCCCAAGGGCGCTACACCGACGCCTACATGCTGAATCGGGAGTCCAACGTCTTCCCTGGCATCCTGGGACGTACCTGCGATCGTCCCTGCGAGCCCGCCTGCCGGCGAGGGCGGCTGGAGGGCGACAAGCCCGTAGCCATCTGCCGGCTCAAGCGGGTGGCCGCCGACCTCAAAGGCGAGATCGGCCATCTCCTGCCCAAGGCTCCGGCCCAGAAGAACGGAAAGCGCGTCGCCCTGATTGGGGCCGGTCCCGCATCCCTGACCGTGGCCAACGACCTGATGCCCCTGGGCTACGACGTGGTGCTGTTCGAGAAGCAGAACAGGCCCGGGGGCCTGATGCGCACCAACATCCCCTCCTTTCGCCTCCCCGAGAAGGTCCTCGAGGAAGAGTGCGATGCCATCTTGGGCATGGGGGTCGATGTTCGCTACAGCTCTCCGGTCACGAGTATGGGGGCGCTCCTCGAGGATCGATTCGACGCCGTCTTCGTCGGCAGCGGCGCCCCGCGGGGGAAGGATCTGCAGCTTCCTGGACGCTCCGAGGCGAGCGCCAACATCCACATTGGGATCGACTGGCTCGAGTCGATCGCGTTCAAGCACATCGACAAGATCGGCGAGCGGGTCGTGATCATCGGTGTCGGCAATACCGCCATGGATTGCTGCCGCTCGGCGCGTCGATTGGGAGGGCGGGATATCAAGGTGATGGCCAGGCGCCCGCGTGGCTTCTTCAAAGCCTCTCCCTGGGAACTGGAGGATGCCGAAGAGGAAGGAATCGAGATCCTCGTCAACCATGCACCGAAGCGCTTCGTGCTGGAGCAAGGGAAGCTGGTCGGCATGGAATTCGAGCGGCTGGAGTGGGACACCGACGCCAGACACTCGAAGACGATCGATTCCGTCATTCTCCCTTGCGATGATGTGATCCTGGCCATCGGTCAAGAGGCGGCCTTTCCCTGGATCGAGCGGGATATCGGCATCGAGTTCGGCGACCAAGACCTCCCGGTCATGAACGAGACCACCTTCATGTCCACTCGCCCCGGCGTCTTCTTCGGCGGCGACGCGCCTTGGGGCCCGAAGAACATCATCTGGGCCGTCGCCCACGGACATGAAGCCGCGATCTCCATTCATCACTATGCCCAGAGTCAGCCGGTGACCCTGCGGCCGCCCCGCGGCCTGAATCTCACGAGTCGGAAGATGGGACTGTCGGAATGGAGCTATTCCAACGACTTCAATCCAGCGCACCGCCAGAAGATGAAACATGTGGACCTGGTCGAGCGCTTTCGGGAATTGTCCGTCGAGGTCGAGCTCGGTTTCACCGCGGAGCAGACGGCGCGCGAGGTGGAGCGTTGCCTGAATTGTGACGTGCAGACTGTGTTTTCCGCTCCGCGCTGCATCGAGTGCGACGCTTGCGTCGACGTCTGCCCGGTTCTCTGCCTGACCATCGCCCCCAACGGCGAGGAGAAGGATCTGAGGAACCGGCTCACGACTCCCGCCGTCAATCCGGATCAGGCTCTCTTCGTCTCCGAGGAGCTGCCCCAGACGAAACGGGTGATGCTCAAGGACGAGAACATCTGTGTGCACTGCGGACTGTGCGCCGAGCGTTGTCCCACCGCCGCGTGGGACATGCAAATGTCGGACATCCTCTTGCCCTACGCCAAGAACGGTTCATGCCCCAAGCCAACACCGGCGTAA
- a CDS encoding 2-oxoacid:ferredoxin oxidoreductase subunit beta: MPSIAKPSAAPSGSQTNDLGLTVRDYEGAMSTLCAGCGHDSITAALIRALWELSIQPHRIAKMSGIGCSSKTPTYFASGAHGFNSVHGRMPAVATGAAAANRGLYYIGISGDGDSLSIGLGQMSHAIRRNVRMLYVIENNGVYGLTKGQFSASADVGSKLKKGEENRMAPIDPAFLGLSIGATFVARSFSGDKQQLVPILKAALKHRGLALVDVISPCVTFNDHEGSTKSYLYTRKHERPVAQADLVPPAEEILAPIGAKGVTTIAMHDGSLVRFSALPEGYDPGDRAKVLPYLQEQQAQGLIPTGLLYLDESVPDMHEMNNTTDTPLIQVPFESLCPGSGALEELMEGFR, encoded by the coding sequence ATGCCATCGATTGCCAAGCCGTCAGCCGCCCCCTCGGGCTCGCAGACCAATGATCTCGGGCTGACCGTCCGCGATTACGAGGGGGCGATGTCCACGTTGTGCGCCGGCTGCGGGCACGATTCGATCACCGCTGCCTTGATCCGAGCCCTCTGGGAGCTTTCCATCCAGCCGCATCGGATCGCCAAGATGAGCGGCATCGGCTGCTCGTCCAAGACTCCGACCTATTTCGCGTCCGGCGCCCATGGGTTCAACTCCGTGCACGGCCGGATGCCCGCCGTGGCCACCGGCGCGGCGGCCGCCAACCGGGGGCTCTACTACATCGGCATCTCCGGGGACGGCGATTCCCTTTCGATTGGATTGGGACAGATGTCCCACGCCATCCGCCGAAATGTTCGGATGCTCTACGTCATCGAGAACAACGGTGTCTATGGACTGACCAAGGGACAGTTTTCCGCCTCGGCGGATGTCGGGTCGAAGTTGAAGAAGGGAGAAGAGAACCGGATGGCGCCGATCGATCCGGCGTTTCTCGGGCTTTCCATCGGCGCGACATTCGTCGCTCGGAGTTTTTCGGGCGACAAGCAGCAGCTCGTGCCGATTCTGAAAGCCGCATTGAAGCACCGTGGGCTCGCGCTGGTGGACGTCATTTCCCCCTGCGTGACGTTCAACGACCACGAGGGTTCCACCAAGAGCTACCTGTACACACGCAAACACGAAAGGCCGGTCGCCCAGGCCGACCTTGTTCCGCCGGCCGAGGAGATCCTGGCTCCGATCGGAGCCAAGGGGGTCACCACGATTGCGATGCACGACGGCAGCCTCGTGCGCTTCTCAGCCCTTCCGGAGGGCTACGACCCCGGCGACCGGGCCAAAGTCCTTCCATACCTGCAGGAGCAGCAGGCCCAAGGGTTGATTCCGACCGGGCTCCTGTATTTGGACGAGTCCGTCCCCGACATGCACGAAATGAACAACACCACGGACACACCCTTGATCCAGGTCCCCTTCGAGTCCCTCTGCCCCGGTTCCGGAGCGCTGGAAGAGCTGATGGAGGGTTTTCGTTAG